A stretch of the Actinoalloteichus fjordicus genome encodes the following:
- a CDS encoding helix-turn-helix domain-containing protein: MAERSDPSALRWLIGAELADYRKQTGLSLSKVAAQVAISKPKLSNMEAGRFQQYPDDVAKVLECYGVSQRDIDRLCALAGRSDERAWWAPWAHVVPDWFRTMIGLEGLATAEFHYEPTVIPGLLQTEDYAQALTEATGFVRADHSERFVSFRLARARRLTDAEPLEFHAVMGEAALGLAVGTPEVRQEQYRHLLKVAELPNVTVQVTRPQRGPHAALVGPFYIFDFELARSIACAELLDGAMYVQDFDQVRTYTMAAESAQQVALSPAESVELIETMTDGG; this comes from the coding sequence GTGGCAGAACGAAGTGATCCTTCGGCCCTGCGATGGCTGATCGGAGCGGAGCTGGCGGACTATCGGAAGCAGACCGGGCTCTCCCTGTCGAAGGTCGCTGCCCAGGTGGCGATCAGCAAACCGAAGCTCAGCAACATGGAGGCGGGCCGGTTCCAGCAGTATCCGGACGACGTGGCCAAGGTGCTGGAGTGCTACGGCGTCTCGCAACGGGACATCGACCGGCTGTGCGCCCTCGCGGGCCGTTCGGACGAACGTGCCTGGTGGGCGCCGTGGGCACATGTCGTGCCGGACTGGTTCCGGACGATGATCGGGCTGGAGGGTTTGGCGACGGCGGAGTTTCACTACGAGCCGACGGTGATCCCCGGGCTCTTGCAGACTGAGGACTATGCCCAGGCGCTCACAGAGGCGACGGGCTTTGTCCGCGCAGATCACAGTGAACGATTCGTCTCCTTTCGACTGGCCAGGGCTCGGCGGTTGACGGATGCGGAGCCTCTGGAATTTCATGCGGTGATGGGGGAGGCCGCGCTGGGGTTGGCGGTCGGCACACCGGAGGTCCGGCAGGAGCAGTACCGCCATCTACTGAAGGTTGCCGAATTGCCGAACGTCACCGTCCAGGTGACCCGTCCGCAGCGCGGGCCGCACGCTGCACTGGTCGGTCCGTTCTACATTTTTGATTTCGAGCTGGCCCGTTCGATTGCCTGCGCAGAGCTGCTTGATGGGGCGATGTACGTTCAGGACTTCGACCAGGTGCGGACCTATACCATGGCGGCGGAGAGCGCGCAGCAGGTTGCGCTGTCGCCAGCGGAGTCCGTCGAGCTCATCGAAACGATGACCGACGGTGGTTGA
- a CDS encoding DUF397 domain-containing protein: MLTPDLGTAPWVKSSRSTNNGGCVEIAAGTAWRKSNHSANNGACVEIAGSVTWRKSSHSANNGMCVEVVDGGRWAAIRDSKNPDGPALVLTPAQLAAFVRSVQAAR; this comes from the coding sequence ATGCTTACCCCTGATCTCGGTACGGCCCCCTGGGTCAAGTCCAGTCGCAGCACGAACAACGGCGGCTGCGTCGAGATCGCCGCCGGGACAGCCTGGCGAAAGTCCAACCACAGCGCCAACAACGGCGCCTGCGTCGAGATCGCCGGCTCGGTGACCTGGCGGAAGTCCAGCCACAGCGCCAACAACGGCATGTGCGTCGAGGTCGTCGACGGCGGGCGATGGGCGGCGATCCGCGACTCGAAGAACCCCGACGGCCCGGCCCTGGTGCTGACCCCGGCCCAGTTAGCCGCCTTCGTCCGTTCGGTGCAGGCGGCCCGCTGA
- a CDS encoding DddA-like double-stranded DNA deaminase toxin: MKSVEEVVAALRAALEDVSPGELAACRELVLGELLPPLIEASAGSSSPELHAAVALLQEVGEDLARAWARLESAGHHTESYAQAVLGPAVSSGPASDFPGDDDRGAPASQPPDQTTIPSRPAAAKKCPQDFTEQDSADWARRQRENLPQRGKKQKATGRYVDPSGDVHEIESGQDGDFDSINEHFRGHGPIGQSHLPNALARHIEVKVAYRMARDGVDHVEIVINLEVCDQKLYNCRRTVPWILYSGQVLIVHDPAGRHVFKGKRRR, from the coding sequence ATGAAGTCTGTCGAGGAGGTCGTCGCCGCTCTGCGGGCCGCGTTGGAGGACGTCTCTCCCGGTGAGCTGGCGGCCTGCCGAGAACTCGTCCTGGGCGAGCTCCTTCCGCCCCTGATCGAGGCGTCGGCAGGTTCGAGCAGCCCGGAACTCCACGCCGCCGTCGCCCTGCTTCAGGAGGTGGGCGAGGACCTGGCCCGAGCCTGGGCCCGCTTGGAATCCGCAGGCCACCACACCGAGTCCTACGCCCAAGCCGTCCTCGGCCCGGCGGTAAGCAGCGGACCGGCTAGTGATTTCCCGGGTGACGACGACCGAGGTGCTCCTGCGTCTCAACCGCCCGACCAGACCACGATCCCATCCCGACCCGCAGCGGCGAAGAAATGCCCGCAGGACTTCACCGAGCAGGACTCTGCGGATTGGGCACGTCGTCAGCGCGAGAACCTTCCTCAGCGTGGTAAGAAACAGAAGGCTACGGGCCGGTACGTCGATCCGAGTGGCGATGTGCACGAGATCGAAAGTGGCCAAGATGGTGACTTTGATAGCATCAACGAGCATTTTCGTGGGCACGGTCCGATAGGGCAGAGTCACTTGCCGAACGCACTGGCGAGACACATCGAGGTCAAGGTCGCCTACCGGATGGCTCGTGACGGTGTCGATCACGTCGAGATCGTCATCAACCTGGAAGTCTGCGACCAGAAACTGTATAACTGTCGACGGACAGTGCCGTGGATACTCTACTCCGGGCAGGTTCTGATCGTACATGATCCGGCTGGCAGGCATGTGTTCAAAGGAAAGAGAAGGCGATGA
- a CDS encoding Imm1 family immunity protein, with the protein MKYTLSALFEDGDGNSIIVRDHAELDSMVDDLLETDLDENAVFNIVERPSIPPLDLPDHQFSIDMWMGQDVTAVYFIGQTASGEVGQWFSVNPNPIENAPELYYDTRSAARFPADAAISIGDLRNALHEFLDNGGVRPECIAWQPYKDDPS; encoded by the coding sequence ATGAAGTACACTCTCAGTGCACTTTTCGAGGACGGCGATGGTAACTCGATCATCGTGCGCGACCACGCTGAGCTCGATTCGATGGTAGATGATCTACTAGAGACTGATCTTGATGAAAACGCGGTGTTCAATATCGTCGAGCGCCCTAGCATTCCTCCCCTCGATCTTCCCGATCACCAATTTTCGATCGACATGTGGATGGGCCAAGATGTGACTGCGGTTTATTTCATTGGCCAGACTGCATCGGGCGAGGTGGGGCAGTGGTTCAGTGTAAATCCAAATCCTATCGAAAATGCGCCTGAATTGTACTATGATACACGCTCCGCTGCCCGGTTTCCCGCAGATGCGGCGATTTCGATCGGTGATCTTCGAAATGCTCTACACGAATTCTTGGATAATGGTGGCGTGCGTCCTGAGTGCATTGCCTGGCAGCCGTATAAGGATGACCCGAGTTGA
- a CDS encoding HPr family phosphocarrier protein — translation MAERRVTVASVVGLHARPAAQLAKAAAAQPLTVSIRKGDGPTVTAASVLGLMTLGAMHGDEVVLSADGEGAEAVLEELAALVAADSGHE, via the coding sequence ATGGCGGAACGACGAGTGACGGTGGCGAGCGTGGTGGGCCTGCACGCCAGGCCCGCGGCACAGCTGGCCAAGGCCGCCGCCGCACAGCCGCTGACGGTGAGCATCCGGAAGGGCGACGGCCCTACGGTGACGGCGGCCAGCGTGCTCGGACTGATGACACTCGGGGCCATGCACGGCGACGAGGTGGTGCTCTCCGCCGACGGCGAGGGCGCCGAGGCGGTCTTGGAGGAACTCGCCGCGTTAGTGGCGGCGGACTCGGGACACGAGTGA
- a CDS encoding PTS transporter subunit EIIC: protein MSADATTAARGRNSRGFALAQRFGRSLMLPIAVLPAAALLSRLGYIDGSGAGQGELIAAIPGDFFDRAAQVVGQGGDALFQYLPLLFAVGVAIGMARKADGSTALSAVVGYLVLHNVLWAMLGEELTEGRNFNNGPYGVLGGIVAGLIAAYLWQRYHRIKLPTYLGFFGGRRFVPMITALVMIVVGIVMGLIFTGFNAGLTWVGDAVASSTVIGAGIYGTLNRFLLPFGLHHILNSVVWFLFGDYDGVTGDLNRFFAGDPAAGTFMSGFFPIFMFALPAAALAIYHTARPEKKKLVGGLVFAGALASFLTGVTEPLEYAFIFVAWPLLVVHALLTGLSLAVTNALGVHHGFGFSAGAIDYVLNWGLATLPWLIIPIGLVFAAVYYFVFRWVITKWNLATPGREDDEDDQDGGAAQPATPEAVATTATTSAAPSTPTEKPLAETKE from the coding sequence ATGAGCGCTGACGCCACCACGGCGGCACGCGGTCGCAACAGCAGAGGATTCGCGCTGGCCCAACGGTTCGGCCGCAGTCTCATGCTGCCGATCGCCGTCCTGCCCGCCGCAGCGTTGCTGTCCCGCCTCGGTTACATCGACGGGTCCGGCGCCGGGCAGGGCGAACTGATCGCCGCCATCCCCGGTGACTTCTTCGATCGGGCCGCGCAGGTCGTCGGGCAGGGCGGCGACGCGCTGTTCCAGTATCTGCCGCTGCTGTTCGCGGTCGGCGTGGCGATCGGCATGGCTCGCAAGGCAGACGGCTCCACCGCCCTGTCCGCGGTGGTCGGCTATCTGGTCCTGCACAACGTCCTGTGGGCGATGCTCGGTGAAGAGCTGACCGAGGGACGGAACTTCAACAACGGCCCCTACGGAGTGCTCGGGGGCATCGTCGCCGGTTTGATAGCGGCCTATCTCTGGCAGCGATATCACCGGATCAAGCTGCCGACCTATCTCGGGTTCTTCGGCGGACGACGCTTCGTGCCGATGATCACGGCGCTCGTCATGATCGTGGTCGGCATCGTGATGGGCCTGATCTTCACCGGATTCAACGCGGGCCTGACCTGGGTCGGCGATGCCGTGGCCAGCTCCACCGTGATCGGCGCGGGAATCTACGGCACGCTGAACCGCTTCCTGCTGCCCTTCGGTCTGCACCACATCCTGAACTCGGTCGTCTGGTTCCTCTTCGGCGACTACGACGGCGTCACCGGCGACCTGAACCGCTTCTTCGCGGGCGACCCCGCTGCGGGCACCTTCATGTCCGGCTTCTTCCCCATCTTCATGTTCGCCCTGCCCGCCGCGGCGCTGGCGATCTATCACACCGCGCGCCCCGAGAAGAAGAAGCTGGTCGGCGGCCTGGTGTTCGCGGGAGCGCTCGCGTCCTTCCTCACCGGCGTCACCGAGCCGCTGGAGTACGCGTTCATCTTCGTGGCCTGGCCGCTGCTGGTGGTCCACGCCCTGCTCACCGGCCTTTCGCTGGCCGTGACCAACGCCCTGGGCGTTCACCACGGCTTCGGCTTCTCGGCAGGCGCCATCGACTACGTACTCAACTGGGGGCTGGCGACCTTGCCCTGGTTGATCATCCCCATCGGACTGGTCTTCGCGGCTGTCTACTACTTCGTCTTCCGCTGGGTGATCACCAAGTGGAACCTGGCGACGCCGGGGCGTGAGGACGACGAGGACGATCAGGACGGCGGGGCCGCCCAGCCTGCGACGCCCGAGGCGGTGGCCACGACAGCGACCACCTCGGCGGCGCCGTCCACCCCGACCGAGAAGCCGCTGGCAGAGACGAAGGAGTGA
- a CDS encoding GntR family transcriptional regulator has protein sequence MREHDENAEPPDLHRRLVAGPTPKHVQLGAILRDLVEHELPPDSAVPSERELAQRFGVSRLTVREAIGRLVAAGLLTRVRGRGTFTARPRLETPPLTSFTQELQRHGMAASSTLLTCSEEVPATNTSATLGLAPGEPAYRVCRLRLADGVPLALEHGWFSPRLVPGLLDHDLTGSLYSLLAQTYGVLLNRGRQTVWAAEADASTARLLKVRTSSPLLVFRRVSAVGEHPVEDTTSWYRGDKYQLTMSADQPGTPRGPHSVQGGAHER, from the coding sequence ATGCGGGAGCACGACGAGAATGCTGAACCACCTGACCTGCATCGACGACTCGTCGCGGGCCCGACGCCCAAGCACGTCCAGCTCGGCGCGATCCTGCGGGACCTGGTAGAGCACGAACTGCCGCCGGACTCCGCCGTGCCCTCCGAACGCGAACTCGCCCAGCGCTTCGGCGTCTCCCGGCTGACCGTGCGCGAGGCGATCGGACGACTGGTCGCGGCGGGGCTGCTCACCAGAGTCCGAGGCCGAGGCACCTTCACGGCCCGGCCGAGGTTGGAGACTCCGCCGCTGACGTCGTTCACCCAGGAGCTCCAACGGCACGGCATGGCGGCTTCCAGCACGCTGCTCACCTGTAGCGAGGAGGTGCCCGCGACGAACACCTCGGCAACGCTCGGTCTCGCGCCGGGTGAGCCCGCCTATCGGGTGTGCAGGCTCCGGCTGGCCGACGGCGTGCCGCTGGCGCTGGAACACGGCTGGTTCAGTCCTCGCCTCGTGCCGGGCCTGCTCGATCACGACCTGACGGGCTCGCTGTACAGCCTGCTCGCCCAGACGTACGGGGTGCTGCTGAATCGCGGGCGGCAAACCGTGTGGGCGGCCGAGGCAGACGCCTCGACCGCGCGACTACTCAAGGTGCGGACGTCGAGCCCGCTCCTCGTCTTCCGCCGCGTCTCGGCGGTGGGAGAGCATCCGGTCGAGGACACCACGTCCTGGTACCGGGGCGACAAGTACCAGTTGACGATGTCAGCGGACCAGCCGGGCACGCCCCGAGGTCCGCACTCCGTGCAAGGAGGAGCACATGAGCGCTGA
- a CDS encoding glucose PTS transporter subunit EIIB, producing MSQDKAAAILAAIGGADNIIEIEPCITRLRCELTDPQLVDEQALRRIGVHGVLRSGDAVQIVVGPDADNIASDIEDLR from the coding sequence GTGAGTCAGGACAAGGCCGCCGCGATTCTGGCCGCCATCGGCGGGGCGGACAACATCATCGAGATCGAGCCGTGCATCACCCGGCTCCGTTGTGAACTGACCGATCCGCAACTCGTCGACGAGCAGGCCCTGCGCCGGATCGGCGTGCACGGAGTCCTGAGATCGGGCGATGCCGTGCAGATCGTGGTCGGGCCGGATGCCGACAACATCGCCAGCGACATCGAGGATCTTCGATGA
- a CDS encoding PTS sugar transporter subunit IIA: protein MSISVLAPVAGRVVPLAEVGDPVFAQAIVGPGIAVEPADDATSAVAPVDGVIAALHPHAFVVTSPAGVSVLVHLGIDTVRLKGEGFTLHVVKGETVRAGQRLVDWSPTAVRAAEFSAVCPVIALDSVPAALRGVRDVGPVSVGEELFTWDGQ, encoded by the coding sequence ATGAGCATCTCCGTGCTCGCCCCAGTCGCGGGCCGGGTGGTGCCCTTGGCCGAGGTGGGCGACCCGGTGTTCGCTCAGGCGATCGTCGGTCCCGGCATCGCCGTGGAGCCTGCCGACGATGCGACCTCGGCGGTGGCACCCGTCGACGGCGTCATCGCCGCCCTGCATCCCCATGCCTTCGTCGTCACCTCGCCTGCGGGCGTGTCGGTACTGGTGCACCTGGGCATCGACACCGTGCGGCTCAAGGGCGAGGGCTTCACCCTGCACGTGGTCAAGGGCGAGACGGTACGGGCCGGGCAACGTCTCGTCGACTGGAGCCCGACGGCCGTGCGCGCCGCCGAGTTCTCAGCGGTGTGCCCGGTGATCGCGCTGGACTCGGTGCCTGCGGCGCTGCGCGGAGTGCGTGATGTCGGGCCGGTGTCGGTGGGTGAGGAGCTCTTCACCTGGGACGGGCAGTGA